In the genome of Fusarium fujikuroi IMI 58289 draft genome, chromosome FFUJ_chr02, one region contains:
- a CDS encoding related to tyrosinase precursor gives MLGKFLVAALAVVGGVNPVEAQQQNIFVTGVPVTGGAAVPARKNINDMQKAGGPAWDLYMRAVRSMYDAKETDWKSYFQVGGIHGKPFIQWNGGGGRSGNGWPGYCPHGESIFLTWHRPYVLLYEQILVEHAKRLANLYPSKYRKQYVDAANNLRAAYWDWALDGIPAILTQQNVNVKVPNGSGLKTINMKNPLYTYNFPKDALNNKYGSWDDEHRVRIYHCPAPDSFPSSANKLLRQRPYKQWVYDVMTRPTTFNQFASTGANGASLEQIHNAIHWDASCAGQFLATEFSGFDPIFWLHHANVDRLWAYWQAMHPSQSTFTGSYSGGARYSTPQGTRITPSSPLNPFYRSRGNFHTSDSVKSIKGFGYTYAGLEYWRMSASQLSSSARTTINRLYGSGSSRRRDVEERGLIEERAGANTTRYFANVQLDVTEVERPAQVNVYVSGKLVGGLVVMRQPAEGIIHGSFSADQAADAPQLLAACSPTKVADAVTNGLQVEIVKLDGSKIDISTVPSLKLSLDDVAYTPPAAEDDLPVYGTPRTQPAKAVALTNAKALKAVAACANKLPSFNPPV, from the exons ATGCTGGGCAAGTTCCTAGTTGCCGCTCTCGCGGTCGTCGGCGGTGTCAACCCCGTCGAGGCTCAGCAGCAGAACATCTTCGTTACTGGTGTCCCCGTCACTGGTGGAGCTGCTGTTCCTGCTCGAAAGAACATCAATGACATGCAGAAGGCTGGCGGCCCCGCCTG GGACCTTTACATGCGAGCCGTCCGCTCCATGTACGATGCTAAGGAGACTGACTGGAAGTCCTACTTCCAGGTCGGCGGTATTCACGGAAAGCCCTTCATTCAGTGGAacggtggtggtggtcgAAGCGGCAATGGCTGGCCCGGATACTGCCCTCACGGTGAGAGCATCTTCCTGACATGGCATCGTCCCTATGTCTTGCTCTACGAGCAGATCCTCGTCGAGCATGCCAAGCGCCTGGCCAACCTCTACCCCTCCAAGTACCGCAAGCAGTACGTTGATGCAGCCAACAACCTGCGTGCCGCCTACTGGGATTGGGCTCTCGATGGCATTCCCGCTATCCTCACCCAGCAGAATGTCAACGTTAAGGTTCCCAATGGCAGCggcctcaagaccatcaacatGAAGAACCCTCTTTACACCTACAACTTCCCCAAGGACGCCCTCAACAACAAGTACGGATCATGGGACGACGAGCACCGCGTTCGCATCTACCACTGTCCCGCTCCCGATAGCTTCCCTTCAAGTGCCAACAAGCTCCTCCGCCAGCGGCCTTACAAGCAATGGGTCTACGATGTCATGACCCGACCTACCACTTTCAACCAGTTCGCTTCCACCGGTGCCAACGGTGCTTCTCTCGAGCAGATCCACAACGCCATTCACTGGGATGCTTCTTGCGCCGGCCAGTTCCTCGCCACCGAGTTCTCTGGCTTCGATCCCATCTTCTGGTTGCACCACGCCAACGTCGATCGTCTCTGGGCTTACTGGCAGGCCATGCACCCTAGCCAGTCCACCTTCACCGGCTCTTACTCTGGTGGTGCCCGTTACTCTACTCCCCAGGGCACCCGCATCACCCCCAGCTCTCCTCTCAACCCCTTCTACCGATCCAGGGGTAACTTCCACACCTCTGACAGTGTTAAGAGCATCAAGGGTTTCGGTTACACCTACGCTGGACTCGAGTACTGGCGCATGTCTGCCAGCCAGCTCTCTAGCTCCGCCCGAACCACCATCAACCGTCTCTATGGCAGCGGTTCTTCCCGCCGtcgtgatgttgaggagcgTGGCCTGATTGAGGAGCGTGCTGGTGCCAACACCACCCGTTATTTTGCCAACGTCCAGCTCGATGTCACCGAGGTTGAGCGACCTGCCCAGGTCAACGTCTACGTCTCCGGAAAGCTCGTTGGTGGTCTTGTCGTTATGCGACAGCCTGCTGAGGGTATCATCCACGGTTCTTTCTCCGCTGACCAGGCTGCCGACGCCCCTCAGCTTCTTGCTGCCTGCTCTCCTACCAAGGTTGCCGATGCCGTCACCAACGGCCTCCAGGTTGAGATTGTCAAGCTCGACGGCTCCAAGATCGACATCAGCACCGTCCCTAGCTTGAAGCTCAGCCTCGACGATGTTGCCTACACTCCCCCTGCCGCTGAGGATGACCTCCCCGTCTACGGTACTCCTCGCACCCAGCCCGCCAAGGCTGTTGCCCTCACCAACGCCAAGGCCCTCAAGGCTGTTGCCGCTTGTGCCAACAAGCTTCCTTCTTTCAACCCTCCTGTCTAA